In Suncus etruscus isolate mSunEtr1 chromosome 9, mSunEtr1.pri.cur, whole genome shotgun sequence, the genomic window GTTTCTAGGTTTCTGCATGAAGAAGAATGccatttcaatttatattctaAACCTAATAGGGACTGAAATTCTCACCCTCTCCGTTGAGATTATAGAATGCCTGAAGGAAATAATTGACTACTTCTACTCTATCACTATCTCCTTCCCTAGTTTTTTCATCATCTTGTCAACCTTTGCCTGTATAGCAAACCTGATTTTTTACAGTACCATTAGTACTGAGTTTTGTCTCTTTGGCATGTGCCCCATATGGTACCACTACCGTCGCCCAAGACACACATCAATTATCATATGTTTTTTGATCTGGACCCTGTCCTTTCTTTTCAGCATCCTGCAGTGGAAGTACTGTCAGTTTGTTGATTCGTATTATATCAGTGGTTGGTGCATGGAGTCTAATTTAATCATTGTTGCATGGATGATTTTCTCATTTGTACTTTTCTCTGGGTTCAGCCTGGCCCAATTGGTCAAATTTCTGTGTGGCTCTCAGCAGATCCAGCGATCTGGATTGAATCTGACCACTAGACTCactatttttgtctttctcttctgtGACCTGCCCTTATTTATTTGCTCAATCTTTCTAATGTGGACAGAAGAGGTTTCTGTTGAGTACCCTAAATCACTTTATCTGGTGACAGTTATACTCTCCTATGTGATTAGCTGTGCCAATCCCATTATTTACTTCTTTGTTGGCTTCTGTAGACAACGGCAGAGACAGCAACAGTACGGGTGGAAGATGACTCTTAAGCTGATACTGCAGAGAGCTCTGGAAGACTTCCCAGGAATGGACGAGAGTGGAAGCAGGGCTCCTCAGAGACCCTAGAGATGTCAGGAAGATGTTGGGCATCCTGATTCAAGCTTTTACTTTTGCTACACACTTATAGATTTAAGCTCTTACTCTTCATTCATTACTcttcacaatattttttatttccatccaCATATGAACAAATTTCATTACTTgaattttttcctaaaagctgtatagtattccattgagtagatGTACACTGTTTCTTGATCTACTCATTTACTCTCAGGCACttgtattgtttccagattctggcttttgtaaatagtgctgcaataaacataggagtgcagatgccttttatCCACTGTGTTTATAGGCTCCCTGGGTATATTCCAatgagtggtatttctgggtcaaatggaagctcaatttctagttttttgaagaacgCTCACATTGTTTTCAAAAAGACTGAACAAACCTACTTTCCCATGAACAATGAATAAGAGTATTTGTTCtttccacatccacaccagcactagttattcttgttctttttaatgtgtactagtctttgcttttattttttttttatctccctgatgattaatgatgcggagcatttttttttttcacgtgcatttggccatctgtatttattcaactttagaagtttattttattttattttttggtttttgggccacacccggtggtgttcaggggttagtcctggctctgctctcagaaatcacccctggcaggcttgtgggaccatatgggatgcagagattctaACAGGTGTCTGTCCTGttttgtccacatgcaaggcaaatgtgctattgctcctgtcccctgaactttagaatttttaacatttctttcatCATGTTTACAAATAAAAGAGGGCCTACTATGACAACAATAGTTGTAAATGAGTTCTCTGTAGACGAACTGGGGGTTgagaggaggtaaagtgatacacatgataccccttcagtaacaatattgcaaactacagtgtctaaaagaaaaaaaagaaagtgggagagggagaaagagagaaagaaagagaagaaaaggtttTCTATAAGGCAGGCAGGAAAGGGCAGGAATGGGGGCTgttggaaggaaactggggactgtTGATGAGAAATgtgtactagtgaagggtgttgtacattgtatgattggaATTCAATCATGAGcgattttgtaactgtgtatcttatggtgatttaattaaagaatttattttttttatcaaaagaagatgaaacaataTCAAAattcaatctttttctttctttctttctttttttttgcttttgggtcacatctgttgATGTTCATAGTTACTcatgactttatgctcagaaatcacttttggcataATGGGAGACCAAATGTGATGCCAAGGGTTGAACCCAtgcctgtcctgggtcggctgtgtgccaggcaaacaccatacagctgtgcaatcactcagacccccaaattttaatcatttttgtttgtttgggtcacacccggcaactctcagggcttactcctggctctactctcaaaaattacccctggcaggctcgggggaccatatgggatgcttggatttgaactactatccttctgcatgcaaatgttctacctccaggttatctctcaggcccccaaactTCAAACTTAGGCCCAAACTGTGGCCAGTGATTTTGTCAACTTCAAGAGGTGTCTCTAATTCATAACtgttcattgaaaaaataaattagtgcatgaataaaatttttaagtgaaatcaattttatttatatttaccatTATTTAATTTATCAAAATTTGACATATCTTTTATCATTTTCAACTTTTTCAAGCAGATAAACAAAGGTCAAAGCACAAAAcgttgtgtgtgcatgtgtgtgtttttaaCAATATGACTGGTAAGAGAATTTCAGGCATTTAATGTTTCAACTCCAAACATACCACCAGTTTTAGCATCCCTGCATGCATGATTTATTCCCACACTGCCTCTCTTGTCTCCTTAGcaaacttttatttggggggggggcacccattggccctcaggtgttactcctggttctgcactcaggagtaactgtgctgtgctcctggtaggctcgggggaccatatgggatgacagggatcgaacATAGGTCCATTCTGGgctggctacgtgcaaggcaagcaccatactgctatgctattgctccagacctgcaaactctttttgttttacttataatTTTGGTCAGATGATTACATTAGTTTTAATTCTTATTGAGAATTGTTTGTTGATTCTTTTGACATACACAGTAATCTCATTTTTATGTCACTAAAATATCCATTGGCCCTTGATCAGCATTCTTGTATTATCATATCTCCTCCTTCTCAAACCCCACCTCCTTGTCTTCTCTTCTTTAACATTATCCTTTCTATCACCATTTGTTGATAAGGCTATCTTTGTTCACTTCATGTATCCAGTTCCTTTATCGTGAATCAACTGTCCATAGAACTGAGAATTTATTGTGAGGTTTTTAATCCTAATTCATTGTTAGATAACCTATCCTTATTTCACTGccgttattttttaaaaataattactttacttaaaacaccatagttaaaaaattttgtgattgaatttcagacatataatgtacTGGTATATATTCATCAGTGCAtgttttctaccaccaatgtttcTAGTTTTTCTCAAACCCTCTTCCCTGCTTACCTCTTGGTAGacatttacttctctctctttctcattctctctacactttccctcctttttgatactgtggttttcactattctTAATAAATGGGTATGTAGCATGTATTTCACTTTATCtactttttttgtcccccaattcacaaagGGCCTGGGTtcaggtgtatatggggtgcttttactgtacctcctcattCTACAcatcagtgtaaagaacacagcctgtgttagaattgggaggccttttcttttcttttttcttttgatttt contains:
- the LOC126018567 gene encoding mas-related G-protein coupled receptor member X2-like, whose translation is METTDSVWETTPAPMNGSGQVLPPIVSMETLILNFLNFITALFGLIGNAVVLWFLGFCMKKNAISIYILNLIGTEILTLSVEIIECLKEIIDYFYSITISFPSFFIILSTFACIANLIFYSTISTEFCLFGMCPIWYHYRRPRHTSIIICFLIWTLSFLFSILQWKYCQFVDSYYISGWCMESNLIIVAWMIFSFVLFSGFSLAQLVKFLCGSQQIQRSGLNLTTRLTIFVFLFCDLPLFICSIFLMWTEEVSVEYPKSLYLVTVILSYVISCANPIIYFFVGFCRQRQRQQQYGWKMTLKLILQRALEDFPGMDESGSRAPQRP